The Malus domestica chromosome 08, GDT2T_hap1 genomic interval AATTATGAGTTCAAATCTCTCCGACGATATAAAGAAAAATCATAATCACATTGGTAGTTTTTATCAAGTTTACACATAAATTATTGATGCACGGTTGTCAGCTGGATTGATTAGGCTCCAAAGGCTAAAGGGGCAGAATTATTGGATGCTGGGGTTGATTAGCCATTGAATACATCCAAAAAGTACAATATCCTAAAACCATGTCAAACATTAATCTCGTGACAATACGATAATACCACAATTAGTGGGACAAAAATGCCAATCGGACATGAAAAAGACCAACCAGGATGTGACTTGCTTGCATCTTAGTGAACAAGTCTCTAATATGTGGAGTCTAGCACTTTGGAGGCTTTTTCTAATTACAATCGCAAATTATCAAACCCAAATTTTACATTAAAGTCTTAGGTAAGGTTGATGCATGAGAAAAATTTGTGCTTGATTGTCTAATTAGGATAACTTTTATACTGAGTGAGACTAGTGTGGAGTCGGATGAGACTAAAATACATAAAATCTCATGCTTTTGTGAGAGTTTAAGTATTGTCTATCTGATGATTTTTGTACACTTATTGATGAGCTTTAATATGATCGGAATCATAATTAAGCGTCTATTTAAAATGCGAGCAAAACCAAATCCTCTAAAGTCCGAAATCCTTACCGATCACATAGTCCAAGTGCCCTTACATAAGCTTTTGTCACGTAGTTTCGCACCCTTGTAAATCTAATGAGTTATTCATTCTAATAGTCTTTATGCCAAAAAAGATTTAGGGAGTCTAATTTTTTGAGGATATGATAGGAGATAGCCTAATAGGAGGAAGATTAGCATTCATAAATTAACGAATGAATGCCTCAGCCTTTGTGAACTTTAAGTTTCATGACTTATGTAGTGTAAGACATACgaaatttgtatttctttttcttctttcttttaacAGGATGATGTGAGAAATCCGTAGTTGAGCATGCATTATGCAGTAACGAATTCAAAATTCGAACCTTGAGAAGTCCCAGTGTTATAAGATTTAAGTTTTTAATAGAAATAGAGCCGACAAAAAATTTCAGTTTATTCACTGAAATATTTTGTCAAACACTTAGTGAGTTTGTTGTCGTCTGCCAAACTATATGCGTTTGTTGTCATCAGCCGAACCATATTGCGCATATGTAACAAATTTGACGTATGGTGTAACCTTACATATGCTGCCGGCTACAGTGAAGAAATTGTCATGTGAAGTGCCTCTGCCTGCGACCCTACATCTGTTTGTTCGACATAATTCTTCTGTTGTCTGGCAATTTCCATTCGATAAACTCTGATAACTTTGTTCCATTCGATAACACCTTAAAATTAAGACAAACCAACACTAACCTTTCTCTTCAACTTATTTACAATTCAAAGAACCGAAAACGATCAATCAGTCGTTCACAACCATGGCATCTGCAGCTGAACTGCTTTCCAATTTCTTGATCCGCAGCCTCTTCTGGGGAGGAAGGTCTTTGGCCGAGGGGGACGCCTCGGCATCGACGATAAGCGTGTCTTCCTCGTTGAAATCTCCTCTCAGGACTCCCATTGCAATTTCATTCTCAACCAACTGTTGTATCACCCGCTTCACCGGCCTTGCGCCGTAGTTCGGATCAAAGCCTAATGTCCCGAGAAGCTCCACGGCTTCCTTTGTGTAATGAAGATCGATTTTCCTCTGCTTCAGCCTGTCTTTCAGTCGGTTCATCTGCAATGAGCAATGAGCAATGAGCAATGAACAAGTTAAGCATCTCTAGTAAGACTCGCTAATAGAAGCATTTAAGATAGATTGCTCACCTGTATCTCAACAATTTTAGCGATCTCCTTCGAATCCAAAGGCTGGAACACAATATACTCATCGATTCGGTTCATGAATTCAGGGCGGAAAGTTTGTCTTGCCAACTCGACGACCTGATTTTTCATCACTTCATAAACTGCCTCCTTGCTGTCGCGTGCGCTACGAAGAGTTTCGAGTATGTAGTGGGAGCCCAGGTTTGAGGTCATTATGACAACGCAATTGGTGAAGCTTACAGTTCGCCCTTGAGAGTCGGTTATCCTCCCATCATCCAACAGTTGTAACAAAATGTTGAAGACATCGTGATGCGCTTTCTCAATTTCATCGAATAGCACTACACAATAAGGTCTTCGACGAACCACTTCTGTTAGCTGCCCACCTTCTTCGAAACCAACGTAACCAGGCGGTGCCCCAACCAAGCGTGAAACTGCATGTTTTTCCATGTACTCACTCATATCAATTCTGACAAGTGCATTTTCTGTGTTGAAGAGATAGCCAGCCAAGGCCTTTGCAAGCTCGGTTTTTCCCACACCAGTAGGACCCATAAACATAAAACTTGCTATTGGTCGATTTGGGTCAGAGAGACCTGCCCTTGAACGTCGAATTGCATCAGCTACAGATTTCACAGCTATATCCTGACCAATCACCCTATTGTGAAGGACCTCTTCCAGCTTAACCAGCTTGTCTCTTTCTGATTGTTGAAGGTTTGACAAGGGTATACCAGTCCATTTGCTTACAATTTCAGCAATATCAATATCTGTGACCTCTTCACGAAGCATAGAGTTTCCAGACTTCCGATACTCAGCAAGGTTGTTCTCAGCCTCTTCTAACTGGCGTTGTAGGGACATTAGAGTTCCATATTTGAGCTCAGCAGCACGATTTAGGTCGTAGTCACGTTCAGCAGCTTCCATCTCTTGGTTTACTCTATCAATCTACAAAGTTTAAAAACATATGAATCAGCAAATCAAGATACGAGggaattttccaaaaaaaaaaaattgcacagtAAACAGAGGAATACTTCTTCTTTAATTGATCGTATGCGAGTCATGAGAGCCTTCTCACGATCCCATTGTTCATTTAGCTCTTTCTGTTTCTGTTTCAGCACTGCCAGGTCACTTTCCAACTTGCTTAGCCTTTCTTTCGATGATTTATCAGTGTCATTTTGCACTGATAGCTTCTCCATCTCCAACTTCAACACAGCTCGGTCTACCTCATCCAACTCGGTTGGCTTAGAAGTGATCTCCATCTTCAGCTTTGCAGCAGCTTCATCAACGAGATCAATGGCTGCAGCAGATTCATTTTCACAGAATCAAATAGAGTTCTATACAGAACATGAAGAAAATTTTACAAGGAAAACCCATTTCTACCAGACCCCTGTCACCACCAAGAAAAGGCCTATAAGATGAAAAGTTTGTTACCTTTGTCAGGCAAAAAACGTTCTGTAATGTATCTGTCTGAGAGAACTGCTGCAGAAACAAGAGCACTATCCGATATTTTCACACCATGATGCAGTTCATAGCGCTCACGCAAGCCACGAAGAATGGATATTGTGTCTTCCACAGATGGCTGGCCACAAAATACTTGTTGAAATCTACGCTCAAGTGCAGCATCCTTCTCAATGTATTTTCTGTACTCATTTAATGTAGTTGCTCCTATACACCGAAGTTCACCTCGCCCAAGCATTGGTTTCAACAAGTTTCCAGCATCCATCGCACCACTTGTAGCCCCTAAAAGAATCATTAACAGGGACATCAGGAGAAAACATGACAGATACACTACTATAGCTTTATCAGAAAAGAGCACAAACCTGCTCCTACAACAGTATGAATCTCATCAATAAATAGTATAATCTGTCCATTAGAAGCAGTAACTTCCTTCAGAACAGCTTTCAACCTTTCCTCAAAATCCCCACGAAACTTGGCACCAGCAACCAATGATCCCATATCTAAGGAAATCAACTGTAGAATACaagacaaaatgaaaaattaatgcACAAATGTTTAAAGTCAAAGAAGAAACAGTTTCATGTGAAACATCACGCACAATTAATGCAGTATACTTATAcaatgaattgaattgagggtGGATCTAGCCAAATTTGAATTGAGATCCAAGTACAAGAAATTGAACCTGGTTCAGATTTGAATAACAATGTCAAAATCTGGATTAAATCTTCAAACAAGAAAGAAGTTCCTATActaagggtttttttttccacaGAAAATATTTAGTGTAGTACCTATGAGAAAAGCATATCAATCAATTGATAAATACACTGAAATGAATAACTACCTTTCTATTCAATAGCGGTTCTGGAACATCCCCACGTACAATCCGTTGAGCTAATCTGCAGTTAATATCGAAGTCATACTAAATCAAAACTTGTTGAAAAAGTAAGATAAGAGTAGAAAGATGCAATGCACCCAAATAAACATACCCTTCAGCAATTGCAGTTTTTCCTACACCAGGCTCACCAATAATAACAGGATTATTCTTCGTTCTCCTAGACAATATCTGGATACACCGCCGTATTTCATCATCTCGGCCAATAACAGGATCAAGTTTGCCCCGCCTAGCGAGTTCAGTCAAGTCACTCCCGTACTTATCCAAGGCCTCATACTTTCCTTCAGGatctatataaaaaaacaacattgattttattatttaaggTATATAAGAATACCCAATACATATCTGCATAGTAAAATGTCAATTCAAGGTAAAGCACAGCATACTTTGATCAGTGACTCTTTGATTTCCACGAACATCTTTAACAGCCTCCTTCAAATCCTTATCACTAAGCTGGAGGTTTCTGAACAATTGCTGCCCAAACCGTGCATCGGCCTGAAACGCCAACACAAGGTGCTCCACCGACACAAAATCATCTTTCATATCTTTCTTCTGCCGTCGGGCATTGTCCAACAAGCCAACCAGATGCGAACCCATTATAGGGCCACTGGTGCCACCCGTCACCTACCACAACACAATGTTCGATTAACCACAATGCCATCTCAAGGACAGTTTGGGACTGCTTCTGCTGAAGCTAAAACCGCTCTCTGGCAATCATAAGCCCCTATGACTACGTTTTGCATAAAAACTATAATAGTTCTTCTATCCCTAAACCTACTTCCTTTTCAGGAAACACTTCCAAGTGCTTTTCCAGGACGCAATTGGGTTTTCAATAAAATCTTGACGAGTTTCTAATTAAAGCACTTGCATTGAAACGAAACATGGTTATGCCATTACATCTATGATGAAAAATGGGACAGGGGTTTCGATTAAATGCACCTTGGGCTGCTTATCAATGAACTCGTCAGTTGCTTGAAGAACCGTAGTGTTGTCGAGACCCGCCTTGGTGAGAATTCTCCGGGCCAAACCATCCTTCTGCTCCAAAAGCGATTTCATCAAGTGCTCAGTTTCCACCACCTGCTGCTTGCTATTTCGGGCAGCTTCAACGGCACCCACAATGCCCTCCCACGCCAtctcagtgaactcattctgaCTGACCTGATTTTTCAATCaagttcaaaaattcaaaaattagcCTCAAATCCAATGAGAAAAGTTTTAGGGATTTTGTGACCTGGGAGGAGCTCGTGGCAGAGTAGAAATTGGGAGTCGTAGAGTGGAAGCTGCGAGTGAAGGCGCTTGCCAAATACTTGGCCGAAGCGACATTTCCCCTATCCGAAACGATGCCGGGGCGAGAGAAGGGAGCGGCGGAGCTTCCGAAGGCGCGGGAGGAGCCGGCGACGGCGATCGCGCGACACTGATGAGAGAGGGA includes:
- the LOC103440749 gene encoding chaperone protein ClpB4, mitochondrial, translating into MASRRATTTLTKSALALAYLNASTRNSLSHQCRAIAVAGSSRAFGSSAAPFSRPGIVSDRGNVASAKYLASAFTRSFHSTTPNFYSATSSSQVSQNEFTEMAWEGIVGAVEAARNSKQQVVETEHLMKSLLEQKDGLARRILTKAGLDNTTVLQATDEFIDKQPKVTGGTSGPIMGSHLVGLLDNARRQKKDMKDDFVSVEHLVLAFQADARFGQQLFRNLQLSDKDLKEAVKDVRGNQRVTDQNPEGKYEALDKYGSDLTELARRGKLDPVIGRDDEIRRCIQILSRRTKNNPVIIGEPGVGKTAIAEGLAQRIVRGDVPEPLLNRKLISLDMGSLVAGAKFRGDFEERLKAVLKEVTASNGQIILFIDEIHTVVGAGATSGAMDAGNLLKPMLGRGELRCIGATTLNEYRKYIEKDAALERRFQQVFCGQPSVEDTISILRGLRERYELHHGVKISDSALVSAAVLSDRYITERFLPDKAIDLVDEAAAKLKMEITSKPTELDEVDRAVLKLEMEKLSVQNDTDKSSKERLSKLESDLAVLKQKQKELNEQWDREKALMTRIRSIKEEIDRVNQEMEAAERDYDLNRAAELKYGTLMSLQRQLEEAENNLAEYRKSGNSMLREEVTDIDIAEIVSKWTGIPLSNLQQSERDKLVKLEEVLHNRVIGQDIAVKSVADAIRRSRAGLSDPNRPIASFMFMGPTGVGKTELAKALAGYLFNTENALVRIDMSEYMEKHAVSRLVGAPPGYVGFEEGGQLTEVVRRRPYCVVLFDEIEKAHHDVFNILLQLLDDGRITDSQGRTVSFTNCVVIMTSNLGSHYILETLRSARDSKEAVYEVMKNQVVELARQTFRPEFMNRIDEYIVFQPLDSKEIAKIVEIQMNRLKDRLKQRKIDLHYTKEAVELLGTLGFDPNYGARPVKRVIQQLVENEIAMGVLRGDFNEEDTLIVDAEASPSAKDLPPQKRLRIKKLESSSAADAMVVND